The Panicum hallii strain FIL2 chromosome 9, PHallii_v3.1, whole genome shotgun sequence genome has a window encoding:
- the LOC112877489 gene encoding cationic amino acid transporter 3, mitochondrial-like isoform X1 translates to MGRRVQVPDAAEAGGLRSGSRRGPGAARQGAQRPRARRDRSDIFFFDEQAQTCVTRTCPIIGVGSTVGAGVYVLVGTVAREHAGPALTISFLIAGIAAALSAFCYAELASRCPSAGSAYHYSYICVGEGVAWLIGWALVLEYTIGGSAVARGISPNLALFFGGPDSLPWILARHQLPWFNIIVDPCAAALVFIVTVLLCVGIKESSFAQGVVTVLNACVMIFVIIAGSYIGFQIGWVGYKVSDGYFPYGVNGMLTGSATVFFAYIGFDTVASTAEEVKNPQRDLPLGIGVALAICCALYMAVSIVIVGLVPYFAMDPDTPISSAFAKHGMQWAMYVVTSGAVLALCSTLMGSLLPQPRILMAMARDGLLPSFFSDVNKQTQVPVKSTIVTGICAAALAFAMDVSQLAGMVSVGTLLAFTIVAVSILILRYVPPDEVPLPPSMQESFRLNQECDAEKDRDLLGDGNCNISQMKDVIVVVESMDPLIEKRQHRGKMDETKRRKIAAFSIGSVCVGVLILTSSASVTWLPFLPICIGCIIGIVLLLAGLGALSWIEQDNGRHSFGHCGGFTCPFVPVLPVMCILINTYLLINLGGDTWMRVGIWLLMGVLVYIFYGRTHSSLTDVVYVPVAQADEIYRSSSGYVS, encoded by the exons ATGGGGCGGCGGGTTCAGGTGCCTGATGCGGCGGAAGCAGGTGGACTCCGATCGGGTTCGCGCCGAGGGCCAGGCGCTGCTCGCCAAGGAGCTCAACGTCCCAGAGCTCGTCGCGATCG CTCAGATATTTTTTTTTTCGACGAACAAGCTCAGACATGCGTCACGCGGACTTGCCCTATTATAG GAGTCGGTTCCACAGTTGGAGCTGGAGTATACGTTCTTGTGGGAACAGTTGCTAGGGAGCACGCTGGTCCAGCATTGACAATATCCTTTCTGATAGCTGGAATAGCAGCAGCGCTTTCAGCTTTCTGTTATGCTGAGCTTGCTAGCCGTTGCCCCTCTGCTGGAAGTGCCTACCATTATTCATACATCTGTGTTGGAGAAGG TGTTGCCTGGTTGATTGGATGGGCTTTAGTGCTGGAATATACTATTGGCGGATCTGCTGTTGCCCGTGGCATATCCCCCAATTTA GCCTTGTTTTTTGGAGGACCGGATAGTTTGCCATGGATTTTGGCACGCCATCAGCTTCCATGGTTTAATATCATTGTTGATCCCTGTGCTGCCGCTCTTGTTTTTATTGTGACTGTTTTACTATGCGTGGGAATTAAAGAG AGTTCATTTGCACAAGGAGTTGTAACCGTTCTGAATGCCTGCGTAATGATATTTGTTATTATAGCTGGTAGTTACATTGGCTTCCAAATAGGATGGGTCGGCTACAAGGTTTCTGATGG GTATTTCCCGTATGGAGTAAATGGAATGCTTACTGGATCAGCAACTGTTTTCTTTGCATACATAGGCTTTGATACAGTCGCTAGTACAGCTGAAGAG GTAAAGAATCCTCAGAGAGATCTGCCATTGGGAATAGGAGTAGCCTTGGCTATTTGTTGTGCATTGTATATGGCTGTATCCATTGTTATTGTTGGGCTAGTACCATATTTTGCTATGGACCCTGATACTCCTATTTCATCTGCCTTTGCAAAACATGGGATGCAATGGGCCAT GTATGTTGTGACAAGTGGTGCTGTTCTTGCACTTTGTTCAACCTTGATGGGCTCACTTCTTCCACAG CCTAGAATACTTATGGCCATGGCACGAGATGGGCTGttgccatccttcttctctgaTGTTAACAAGCAAACACAAGTACCTGTTAAGAGTACAATTGTGACTGGCATCTGTGCAGCTGCTCTGGCTTTTGCAATGGATGTTTCACAGTTGGCAGGAATG GTCAGTGTAGGCACACTCCTTGCATTCACCATAGTTGCTGTCTCGATCTTGATACTTAGATATGTCCCTCCAGATGAGGTCCCTTTGCCACCCTCTATGCAAGAATCATTTCGTTTGAACCAGGAGTGTGATGCGGAAAAGGATAGGGATCTTCTTGGAGATGGGAACTGCAACATATCTCAAATGAAGGATGTGATTGTTGTTGTAGAATCAATGGACCCTCTCATTGAGAAAAGACAACATAGAG GCAAGATGGACGAGACAAAACGTCGAAAGATAGCCGCTTTCAGCATAGGATCTGTGTGTGTCGGGGTTCTGATCCTCACGTCTTCAGCCTCTGTGACATGGCTGCCTTT TCTCCCAATATGTATTGGCTGCATTATTGGCATTGTGCTTCTTCTGGCTGGCCTCGGCGCGCTCTCCTGGATTGAGCAGGATAATGGCAGGCACTCCTTTGGTCACTGTGGAG GATTTACATGCCCATTTGTTCCAGTGCTACCAGTTATGTGTATCCTGATAAATACTTATCTGTTGATAAACCTGGG CGGCGACACATGGATGCGAGTTGGCATATGGTTGCTGATGGGTGTTCTTGTGTACATTTTCTATGGGCGAACCCACAGCTCCCTAACAGATGTTGTTTACGTTCCGGTAGCGCAAGCTGATGAGATATACAGGAGTTCATCAGGATACGTATCATAG
- the LOC112877489 gene encoding cationic amino acid transporter 2, vacuolar-like isoform X2 has product MALETGSSGRGGSGWGGGFRCLMRRKQVDSDRVRAEGQALLAKELNVPELVAIGVGSTVGAGVYVLVGTVAREHAGPALTISFLIAGIAAALSAFCYAELASRCPSAGSAYHYSYICVGEGVAWLIGWALVLEYTIGGSAVARGISPNLALFFGGPDSLPWILARHQLPWFNIIVDPCAAALVFIVTVLLCVGIKESSFAQGVVTVLNACVMIFVIIAGSYIGFQIGWVGYKVSDGYFPYGVNGMLTGSATVFFAYIGFDTVASTAEEVKNPQRDLPLGIGVALAICCALYMAVSIVIVGLVPYFAMDPDTPISSAFAKHGMQWAMYVVTSGAVLALCSTLMGSLLPQPRILMAMARDGLLPSFFSDVNKQTQVPVKSTIVTGICAAALAFAMDVSQLAGMVSVGTLLAFTIVAVSILILRYVPPDEVPLPPSMQESFRLNQECDAEKDRDLLGDGNCNISQMKDVIVVVESMDPLIEKRQHRGKMDETKRRKIAAFSIGSVCVGVLILTSSASVTWLPFLPICIGCIIGIVLLLAGLGALSWIEQDNGRHSFGHCGGFTCPFVPVLPVMCILINTYLLINLGGDTWMRVGIWLLMGVLVYIFYGRTHSSLTDVVYVPVAQADEIYRSSSGYVS; this is encoded by the exons ATGGCATTGGAGACCGGgagcagcggccgcggcgggaGTGGATGGGGCGGCGGGTTCAGGTGCCTGATGCGGCGGAAGCAGGTGGACTCCGATCGGGTTCGCGCCGAGGGCCAGGCGCTGCTCGCCAAGGAGCTCAACGTCCCAGAGCTCGTCGCGATCG GAGTCGGTTCCACAGTTGGAGCTGGAGTATACGTTCTTGTGGGAACAGTTGCTAGGGAGCACGCTGGTCCAGCATTGACAATATCCTTTCTGATAGCTGGAATAGCAGCAGCGCTTTCAGCTTTCTGTTATGCTGAGCTTGCTAGCCGTTGCCCCTCTGCTGGAAGTGCCTACCATTATTCATACATCTGTGTTGGAGAAGG TGTTGCCTGGTTGATTGGATGGGCTTTAGTGCTGGAATATACTATTGGCGGATCTGCTGTTGCCCGTGGCATATCCCCCAATTTA GCCTTGTTTTTTGGAGGACCGGATAGTTTGCCATGGATTTTGGCACGCCATCAGCTTCCATGGTTTAATATCATTGTTGATCCCTGTGCTGCCGCTCTTGTTTTTATTGTGACTGTTTTACTATGCGTGGGAATTAAAGAG AGTTCATTTGCACAAGGAGTTGTAACCGTTCTGAATGCCTGCGTAATGATATTTGTTATTATAGCTGGTAGTTACATTGGCTTCCAAATAGGATGGGTCGGCTACAAGGTTTCTGATGG GTATTTCCCGTATGGAGTAAATGGAATGCTTACTGGATCAGCAACTGTTTTCTTTGCATACATAGGCTTTGATACAGTCGCTAGTACAGCTGAAGAG GTAAAGAATCCTCAGAGAGATCTGCCATTGGGAATAGGAGTAGCCTTGGCTATTTGTTGTGCATTGTATATGGCTGTATCCATTGTTATTGTTGGGCTAGTACCATATTTTGCTATGGACCCTGATACTCCTATTTCATCTGCCTTTGCAAAACATGGGATGCAATGGGCCAT GTATGTTGTGACAAGTGGTGCTGTTCTTGCACTTTGTTCAACCTTGATGGGCTCACTTCTTCCACAG CCTAGAATACTTATGGCCATGGCACGAGATGGGCTGttgccatccttcttctctgaTGTTAACAAGCAAACACAAGTACCTGTTAAGAGTACAATTGTGACTGGCATCTGTGCAGCTGCTCTGGCTTTTGCAATGGATGTTTCACAGTTGGCAGGAATG GTCAGTGTAGGCACACTCCTTGCATTCACCATAGTTGCTGTCTCGATCTTGATACTTAGATATGTCCCTCCAGATGAGGTCCCTTTGCCACCCTCTATGCAAGAATCATTTCGTTTGAACCAGGAGTGTGATGCGGAAAAGGATAGGGATCTTCTTGGAGATGGGAACTGCAACATATCTCAAATGAAGGATGTGATTGTTGTTGTAGAATCAATGGACCCTCTCATTGAGAAAAGACAACATAGAG GCAAGATGGACGAGACAAAACGTCGAAAGATAGCCGCTTTCAGCATAGGATCTGTGTGTGTCGGGGTTCTGATCCTCACGTCTTCAGCCTCTGTGACATGGCTGCCTTT TCTCCCAATATGTATTGGCTGCATTATTGGCATTGTGCTTCTTCTGGCTGGCCTCGGCGCGCTCTCCTGGATTGAGCAGGATAATGGCAGGCACTCCTTTGGTCACTGTGGAG GATTTACATGCCCATTTGTTCCAGTGCTACCAGTTATGTGTATCCTGATAAATACTTATCTGTTGATAAACCTGGG CGGCGACACATGGATGCGAGTTGGCATATGGTTGCTGATGGGTGTTCTTGTGTACATTTTCTATGGGCGAACCCACAGCTCCCTAACAGATGTTGTTTACGTTCCGGTAGCGCAAGCTGATGAGATATACAGGAGTTCATCAGGATACGTATCATAG